A part of Melittangium boletus DSM 14713 genomic DNA contains:
- a CDS encoding erythromycin esterase family protein, with translation MRTTASTLLLVLGLGCSPAHLPPQTRPPAPTGPLLTGLVRGADGAPLDGARVGLVPFVPSWNPRTDAPVGLVPSGPDGTFSFGPLAPGTYSLSAVTREGTVLFTKPIEVKTGEPEAPGELRVPGIRVSWDATVVDEAGARIPGAELRVVRPGMPYDDVAFPPAMAPGLFHLETPREGAYVLIASAPGYTTRMHQVARLGEPVMVSLERAADEAMRQAAVEWVKQSGLKLQSVEAERGFEDLERLGPVLQDTRVVALGEATHGTREFFQLKHRLFEFLATRRGFTVLALESNFAEMLDLDDYVLTGRGDPAAFLKGETWDTQEVLELVRWMRRYNEDPSHTQKLRIQGVDMQYSPAAVARVLAYLEKVDPAQVATLQAPLAPMTEPSARTFFRLPQERKEEIRTRLDTLSERFEREREPYTRRSSPGEWTLARQNLRVLRQYLGHVLHEKDGERDRSMAANLLWLLDHQAPGTRIAVWAHNGHVMRGPSEWKDMPMGRHLAQALGPALYVLGFAFHQGAFQAFNMDPNPPPERQGMVEFSVPPSPEGSLDDTLARVGWPLLAVDLRALPRSGPAYEWWRRTHLTHDIGFVASDQGAPSLSSVRPLECYDGLLFVERTTRARPNP, from the coding sequence ATGCGCACCACCGCATCCACCCTGCTGCTCGTGCTGGGGCTTGGTTGTAGCCCAGCCCATCTTCCGCCCCAGACCAGACCCCCTGCCCCCACGGGCCCCCTGCTCACGGGACTCGTGCGGGGAGCCGATGGCGCACCGCTGGACGGCGCACGGGTGGGCCTCGTCCCCTTCGTGCCCTCCTGGAACCCGCGAACGGATGCCCCGGTGGGCCTCGTCCCGTCGGGGCCAGATGGCACCTTTTCATTCGGGCCCCTCGCGCCTGGCACCTACAGCCTGTCCGCTGTTACCCGCGAGGGCACTGTCCTGTTCACGAAGCCCATCGAGGTGAAGACGGGCGAACCCGAGGCGCCTGGGGAGCTGCGCGTGCCCGGTATCCGGGTCTCATGGGACGCCACCGTGGTGGACGAGGCGGGTGCGCGCATTCCCGGCGCCGAGCTGCGCGTCGTCCGACCCGGAATGCCCTACGACGACGTCGCCTTCCCCCCGGCCATGGCCCCTGGCCTCTTCCACCTGGAGACCCCCCGCGAAGGCGCGTACGTCCTCATCGCCTCGGCCCCTGGATACACGACGCGGATGCACCAGGTAGCCCGGCTGGGAGAGCCCGTCATGGTGAGCCTGGAGCGGGCCGCGGATGAGGCGATGCGGCAAGCGGCCGTGGAGTGGGTGAAGCAAAGTGGCCTGAAGCTCCAGTCCGTGGAGGCGGAACGGGGATTCGAGGACCTGGAGCGGCTCGGGCCCGTGCTCCAGGACACGCGGGTGGTGGCCCTGGGCGAGGCCACGCACGGCACCCGGGAGTTCTTCCAGCTCAAGCACCGCCTCTTCGAGTTCCTCGCCACGCGCAGGGGCTTCACCGTGCTGGCCCTCGAGAGCAACTTCGCCGAGATGCTCGACCTCGATGACTACGTCCTCACGGGACGAGGCGATCCCGCCGCCTTCTTGAAGGGGGAAACCTGGGACACGCAGGAGGTGTTGGAGCTCGTGCGGTGGATGCGCCGCTACAACGAGGACCCTTCCCACACCCAGAAGCTCCGGATCCAGGGCGTGGACATGCAGTACTCGCCCGCGGCGGTGGCCCGGGTGCTCGCCTATCTGGAGAAGGTGGACCCCGCCCAGGTCGCCACTCTCCAGGCACCGCTCGCCCCCATGACCGAGCCCAGCGCGCGAACCTTCTTCCGGCTCCCCCAGGAGCGCAAGGAGGAGATTCGAACGCGGCTCGACACCCTCTCCGAGCGCTTCGAGCGCGAGCGCGAGCCCTACACCCGCCGGTCCAGCCCCGGGGAATGGACCCTGGCGCGGCAGAACCTCCGGGTGCTGCGCCAGTACCTGGGCCACGTGCTTCACGAGAAGGACGGGGAACGAGATCGGTCCATGGCGGCGAACCTGCTCTGGCTCCTGGATCATCAGGCGCCCGGAACGCGCATCGCGGTGTGGGCGCACAACGGGCACGTGATGCGGGGACCGAGCGAGTGGAAGGACATGCCCATGGGGCGCCACCTCGCCCAGGCGCTCGGCCCGGCGCTCTATGTCCTGGGCTTCGCCTTCCATCAGGGCGCCTTCCAGGCCTTCAACATGGATCCGAACCCACCGCCGGAGCGCCAGGGCATGGTCGAGTTCTCCGTGCCGCCCTCACCCGAGGGCTCCCTGGATGACACGCTCGCCCGAGTGGGATGGCCCCTTCTGGCCGTGGATCTCCGGGCGCTGCCACGCAGCGGACCCGCATACGAGTGGTGGCGCCGCACCCACCTCACGCACGACATCGGCTTCGTCGCCTCGGACCAGGGCGCCCCGTCCCTGAGTTCGGTCCGGCCCCTGGAGTGCTACGACGGCCTGCTGTTCGTGGAGCGCACCACGCGCGCCCGGCCCAACCCCTGA
- a CDS encoding Uma2 family endonuclease, with protein sequence MAPRDPPSESTERNAPSVEKAFQEAPSEMVAEILAGELHLSPRPARPHTRVASRLGILIGGPFWLGRGGPGGWVILYEPELHLGPRPDKLVPDLVGWRRERMPDALEGEETLAHYDLPPDWVCEVLSERTRRVDKGPKMRIYAREGVRHVWHVDPLARTLDIFRLEGSHWLLVDSFSQEARVRAEPFEAIELELSLLWAD encoded by the coding sequence ATGGCCCCCCGAGACCCCCCATCCGAGTCCACCGAGCGCAACGCCCCATCCGTGGAGAAGGCCTTCCAGGAAGCTCCCTCGGAGATGGTCGCGGAAATCCTCGCCGGTGAGCTCCACCTCAGTCCGCGTCCCGCCCGGCCCCATACTCGCGTGGCCTCACGCCTGGGCATCCTCATCGGAGGGCCCTTCTGGCTGGGGCGAGGCGGTCCCGGTGGGTGGGTCATCCTGTATGAGCCGGAACTCCACCTCGGCCCGCGTCCGGACAAGCTCGTGCCGGACCTCGTGGGGTGGAGACGCGAGCGCATGCCGGATGCCCTGGAAGGAGAGGAGACCCTGGCGCACTACGACCTTCCTCCGGACTGGGTGTGCGAGGTGCTGTCGGAGCGGACTCGGCGCGTGGACAAGGGGCCGAAGATGCGCATCTACGCCCGGGAAGGCGTGCGGCACGTGTGGCACGTGGATCCGCTCGCGCGCACGCTCGACATCTTTCGGTTGGAGGGGAGTCACTGGCTGCTCGTCGACTCCTTCTCCCAGGAAGCACGGGTTCGCGCCGAGCCTTTCGAGGCCATCGAACTCGAGCTGTCGCTCCTCTGGGCGGACTGA
- a CDS encoding Uma2 family endonuclease: MAPRDPPSESTERNASSVEKAFQEAPSEMVAEILAGELHLSPRPARPHTRVASRLGILIGGPFWLGRGGPGGWVILDEPELHLGPRPDKLVPDLAGWRRERMPDALEGEGAPAHYGLPPDWVCEVLSERTRRMDKGPKMRIYAREGVRHVWHVDPLARTLDIFRLEGSHWLLIDSFSQEERVRAEPFEAIELELSLLWAD, from the coding sequence ATGGCCCCCCGAGACCCCCCATCCGAGTCCACCGAGCGCAACGCCTCGTCCGTGGAGAAGGCCTTCCAGGAAGCTCCCTCGGAGATGGTTGCGGAAATTCTCGCCGGTGAGCTTCACCTCAGCCCGCGTCCCGCCCGGCCCCATACTCGCGTGGCCTCGCGCCTGGGCATCCTCATCGGAGGCCCTTTCTGGTTGGGACGAGGCGGTCCCGGTGGATGGGTCATCCTCGATGAGCCGGAACTTCACCTCGGTCCGCGCCCGGACAAGCTCGTGCCGGACCTCGCGGGGTGGAGACGCGAGCGCATGCCAGATGCCCTGGAAGGGGAGGGAGCCCCGGCACACTACGGACTTCCTCCGGACTGGGTGTGCGAGGTGCTGTCGGAGCGGACCCGGCGCATGGACAAGGGGCCGAAGATGCGCATCTACGCCCGGGAAGGCGTGCGGCACGTGTGGCACGTGGATCCGCTCGCGCGCACGCTCGACATCTTCCGGTTGGAGGGGAGTCACTGGCTCCTCATCGACTCCTTCTCCCAGGAAGAGCGGGTCCGCGCCGAGCCCTTCGAGGCCATCGAACTCGAGCTGTCGCTCCTCTGGGCGGACTGA
- the hutF gene encoding formimidoylglutamate deiminase: MNDITVYQPDSLYAGGRFHEGRALHVSAEGRVLAEGPVPEGARVIRMPGRALLPGLVNGHSHAFQRLIRGRTEYVASGSGTDDFWSWREAMYRAAEALTPEEVYTASRQAFLEMVLAGITAVGEFHYLHHQADGTPYADRNELAHAVIRAARDVGLRIVLLRVGYARSGFRVPPNPRQRRFIDPDVDTFLASVETLVRTTRGQPGVSVGLAPHSVRAVPREWLEALAGAHPDLPVHMHVAEQPREIEACLAEHGRRPVELLAELGLLQPRFTAVHAVHVTDAEARLLGERGAGVCACPSTERNLGDGIVPADVLGQAGARLCLGSDSQATVDLLDEARQLEGHLRLARLRRAVLDPGTGAVDGLAARLFEMATVNGARCLGLTSGALEPGAPADFFTVDLNHPSLLGASPASLLAGIVLGGDKAAVRDVVVEGRRVVSEGHHPRAEESGRAFHTLARRLYP, from the coding sequence GTGAACGACATCACGGTCTACCAGCCGGACTCCCTCTATGCCGGAGGCCGGTTCCACGAGGGACGTGCCCTGCACGTGAGCGCGGAGGGCCGCGTCCTGGCCGAGGGACCCGTGCCCGAGGGGGCTCGCGTCATCCGGATGCCCGGGCGCGCGCTGCTGCCGGGGCTCGTCAATGGACACTCGCATGCCTTCCAGCGGCTCATCCGCGGGCGCACCGAGTACGTGGCCTCGGGCAGCGGCACGGATGACTTCTGGAGCTGGCGCGAGGCCATGTACCGCGCCGCCGAGGCCCTCACGCCCGAGGAGGTGTACACCGCCTCGCGGCAGGCCTTCCTGGAGATGGTGCTCGCGGGCATCACCGCCGTGGGCGAATTCCACTACCTGCACCATCAGGCGGATGGCACTCCCTACGCGGATCGCAACGAGCTGGCGCACGCGGTCATCCGCGCCGCGCGGGACGTGGGGCTGCGCATCGTCCTGTTGCGCGTGGGCTATGCGCGCTCGGGTTTCCGCGTGCCTCCCAACCCGAGGCAGCGCCGCTTCATCGATCCGGACGTCGACACCTTCCTCGCCTCGGTGGAGACGTTGGTCCGCACCACGCGGGGACAGCCCGGCGTGAGCGTGGGACTGGCGCCCCACAGCGTGCGCGCCGTGCCGCGCGAATGGCTCGAGGCCCTCGCGGGCGCGCACCCGGACTTGCCCGTGCACATGCATGTGGCCGAGCAGCCTCGGGAGATCGAGGCGTGCCTCGCCGAGCATGGCCGGCGGCCCGTGGAATTGCTCGCGGAGCTGGGCCTCTTGCAGCCGCGCTTCACCGCGGTGCATGCCGTGCACGTGACGGACGCGGAGGCGAGGCTGCTGGGCGAGCGCGGAGCGGGCGTGTGCGCGTGCCCCTCCACCGAGCGCAATCTCGGTGATGGCATCGTCCCCGCGGACGTGCTGGGACAGGCGGGGGCTCGGCTGTGCCTGGGGTCGGACAGCCAGGCCACGGTGGACTTGCTGGACGAGGCGCGGCAGCTCGAGGGGCACCTACGGCTGGCGCGGCTGCGGCGCGCGGTGCTGGACCCAGGCACGGGCGCGGTGGATGGGCTGGCGGCGCGGCTGTTCGAGATGGCCACGGTGAATGGCGCGCGCTGTCTGGGCCTGACCTCGGGAGCGCTGGAGCCCGGAGCCCCCGCGGACTTCTTCACCGTGGATCTGAATCACCCCTCGCTCCTGGGCGCGAGCCCGGCCTCGCTGCTGGCCGGCATCGTGCTCGGCGGGGACAAGGCGGCGGTGCGCGACGTGGTGGTGGAGGGCCGGCGCGTGGTGAGCGAAGGACACCATCCCCGCGCCGAGGAGTCCGGCCGTGCCTTCCACACTCTCGCCCGGAGGTTGTACCCGTGA
- the argE gene encoding acetylornithine deacetylase, with translation MNDTLPLLRASLTDLVALDTTSSRTNLPLIELAQRQLEAAGFSAQRQRYTDAAGVEKVNLLAVKGGDEGRAALALVGHSDCVPYDPEWKEALRLTARDGRLYGRGACDTKGFIACALHAATRAERLKAPLLVVLTADEEVGLLGAKRLVEAGLGRARHAIVGEPTMLRPVRANKGYCLAEVEVLGKEGHSAYPATGASAILRAGRFLRLIEELSLTTLCEERDEGFEPPFTTLNVGLIQGGKAKNVIPGSCRFIVEWRPIPGQPAQRVAEALEHIRQELMRQEPGFEARIHVVRMDAGVATRADAEVVRFVEKATGNAPATVSFGTEAPQLTALGAEAVVFGPGDIRVAHQTGEFVPEEDLVRCEEVLSRAITHFCGTP, from the coding sequence GTGAATGACACGTTGCCCCTTCTGCGGGCCTCCCTGACGGATCTCGTGGCGCTGGACACCACCTCGTCGCGGACCAATCTGCCCCTCATCGAGCTGGCCCAGCGCCAGTTGGAGGCCGCGGGTTTCTCCGCCCAGCGCCAGCGCTACACGGACGCGGCGGGCGTGGAGAAGGTGAACCTGCTGGCGGTGAAGGGCGGCGACGAGGGCCGCGCGGCGCTGGCGTTGGTGGGGCACTCGGACTGTGTGCCGTATGACCCCGAGTGGAAGGAGGCGTTGCGGCTGACGGCGCGGGACGGGCGGCTGTACGGACGCGGAGCGTGTGACACCAAGGGCTTCATCGCCTGCGCGCTGCACGCGGCCACGCGCGCCGAGCGGTTGAAGGCGCCGCTGCTGGTGGTGCTCACCGCGGACGAAGAGGTGGGATTGCTCGGAGCCAAGCGCCTGGTGGAGGCGGGATTGGGGCGGGCCCGGCACGCCATCGTGGGAGAGCCCACGATGCTGCGACCGGTGCGGGCCAACAAGGGCTACTGCCTGGCGGAGGTGGAGGTGTTGGGCAAGGAGGGGCACAGCGCGTACCCGGCCACGGGGGCCTCGGCCATCTTGCGCGCGGGGCGCTTCCTGCGCCTCATCGAGGAGCTGTCGCTCACCACCTTGTGCGAGGAGCGGGACGAGGGCTTCGAGCCGCCCTTCACGACGCTGAACGTGGGACTCATCCAGGGAGGCAAGGCGAAGAACGTCATCCCGGGATCATGCCGCTTCATTGTGGAGTGGAGGCCCATTCCCGGACAGCCGGCGCAGCGGGTGGCGGAGGCGCTGGAGCACATCCGCCAGGAGCTGATGCGCCAGGAGCCGGGCTTCGAGGCCCGCATCCACGTGGTGCGCATGGACGCCGGAGTGGCCACGCGAGCGGACGCGGAGGTGGTGCGCTTCGTGGAGAAGGCGACGGGCAACGCCCCCGCGACCGTGTCGTTCGGAACCGAGGCCCCCCAACTCACGGCCCTGGGCGCCGAGGCGGTGGTGTTCGGCCCGGGAGACATCCGCGTGGCGCACCAGACGGGCGAGTTCGTGCCCGAGGAGGACCTGGTGCGCTGCGAGGAAGTGCTCTCGAGGGCGATCACCCACTTCTGCGGCACTCCGTGA
- a CDS encoding DUF6310 domain-containing protein, translating into MVDPNAQKQEESEAKPESSGSNRGPPAPLTLERRRPECEPRPVSHLGGDALHDWCADTFPPNYYPGKDVLVDGKRFDALQVGAPVLWEIKTDRFDTYTPFLRNRVISDQVEELRREREIAVACGYGFVVGVSSAAHRTVLLNEEPLLEIVLTGC; encoded by the coding sequence ATGGTGGACCCCAACGCGCAGAAGCAGGAGGAATCGGAGGCGAAACCGGAGAGTTCCGGATCGAACCGAGGTCCGCCTGCTCCACTGACTTTGGAGCGCCGCCGCCCTGAGTGCGAACCCCGTCCGGTGTCTCACCTAGGCGGGGATGCCCTGCATGACTGGTGCGCCGATACGTTTCCGCCGAACTACTACCCTGGCAAGGACGTGCTCGTTGACGGCAAGCGCTTCGACGCGTTGCAAGTCGGTGCGCCCGTGCTGTGGGAGATCAAGACCGATCGTTTCGACACGTACACGCCCTTCCTCCGGAATCGGGTCATCAGCGATCAAGTGGAGGAACTGCGCCGCGAGCGAGAGATCGCGGTGGCATGTGGATACGGCTTCGTCGTCGGTGTGAGCAGCGCCGCGCACCGTACCGTGCTCCTCAACGAGGAGCCCCTTTTGGAGATCGTCCTCACGGGGTGCTGA
- a CDS encoding DUF5953 family protein gives MSTTENSLGLIVYAPALVGDDGRPLAVTHGLERALPNVRLEWKVSKEGRPIALPRRDAWLAEAAARGEFPLLCNGDESYPVTLYGLETSARSASGGQPLLDVHAQMPLVEAVIAAAADVLEGVAEGARAFWGHATPLSAGAEIALQTSRPAHGPHRPPRGLPALKFPREIRSPEIPHRLGWLNYWSAAAARAIGFPDPPRDADLLTRARRTATGGWIVRFTDVPLDLDNSAHLDALLRTYERFPEIGGRATP, from the coding sequence ATGTCGACGACGGAAAACTCCCTCGGCCTCATCGTCTACGCGCCCGCGCTCGTGGGCGATGATGGTCGCCCACTCGCTGTCACCCATGGGCTGGAGCGGGCGCTTCCCAACGTACGCCTCGAATGGAAGGTTTCCAAAGAGGGGCGGCCCATCGCGTTGCCGCGGCGCGATGCGTGGCTCGCTGAAGCGGCGGCACGTGGCGAGTTCCCTCTCTTGTGCAACGGCGACGAGAGCTACCCCGTGACCCTCTATGGCCTGGAGACAAGCGCTCGCTCCGCATCGGGTGGCCAACCGTTGCTCGACGTCCATGCGCAGATGCCGCTGGTTGAGGCGGTTATCGCGGCGGCGGCGGATGTGTTGGAGGGCGTTGCGGAGGGCGCACGCGCGTTCTGGGGGCATGCGACGCCGTTGAGCGCGGGGGCGGAAATAGCGCTTCAAACAAGCCGTCCGGCGCATGGGCCGCATCGTCCGCCGCGGGGATTGCCGGCACTCAAGTTCCCGAGGGAAATCCGCTCTCCTGAGATTCCTCATCGCTTGGGGTGGCTCAACTACTGGTCGGCCGCTGCCGCACGGGCCATCGGTTTCCCGGACCCCCCGCGCGACGCGGATCTGCTGACGCGGGCGCGTCGCACCGCGACGGGCGGGTGGATTGTACGGTTCACGGATGTGCCGCTCGATCTCGACAACTCCGCTCACCTCGACGCGCTCCTGCGCACCTACGAACGCTTCCCTGAGATCGGTGGGCGCGCCACCCCGTGA
- a CDS encoding PPC domain-containing protein: protein MGCGRTEGTGDPPLLESQVESAVTLPGTELKDGIPITISGATGSLTYFYVNLPAGLSEVSFALMGGTGNANLAVKRGEIPTNFLYDCSSRGSDNEERCNVQAPVADTWSVRIEGQSAYANAKLVVYFNQPLPLAPNVNLFHYSNKPTMFFVDVPAGKGRFKIDSSGTSTVKARLGARPTDTLYDCDVTCDIFKPKAGRYYVLLTTNKSPTQILPWVTGTAKTPVTLTNGQTVTGISAAKDDLVYYTLNVPSGQSRLVVETSSVIRSLYVQRGDPFPGSAVDCLASYSSGPASCTFDNPQAGTWYLILRANSALYNLSLTARVVASTSNGTVTPLQNSQQVTGLSGSPVEDRYYSITVPEGMPYLNVQTTQGTGVAEMFVQHGTPPKRGQGTACGTGCKFQAPAPGTWYILVRGFTTFSGLSFSTGYPPVYALSQDQPVQYGGDRLHYFFDVPEGQSEANFTLTNEHGNWAVVKYGTWPTNLSDGCRTPCSLVNPQPGRYYVTVYFTPGIVYGMLAAWYGGGPVLPLADGIPVAFTASALREFRYWRIDVPEGQAQLRVDHVFQGGTPSQLYVRYGAVPATSLFTCKGTSWTYNDVPAGRSCVIDNPQAGAWYVLVESKAALAGIVRATTSSTLPLMTPGFEEQPFAGSPTSERVWKVEVPSGLSDFRVMLSGGSGNADLYVKYGEVPGTTYDCASTHPNNEENCEFAQPQAGTWYVAVRGTESFAGARLVTTFATTPGEGVRALASGENVVAFKGALGSVQYFKVEVPQGKNRLMVGMSGGRGNADLAVRQGARPTLTEADCRSEDPTNLEVCVFENPTPGTWLIRVEGLTDFKDVVLTARYSNTNEVIPLTLGTPVPNIYIGPNEAQVFSVTIPSAADMMRVDIQSGVNPPTDVRFADMSYSNVFTCTTSGRFTLCPDYFTYSSPGQRRVSIKSKTPATASWGNMVTINDGIDGWNNDTTYASLMNGVAVTELTDNGRFKIEVPSGATKLTITTRGPTETSSDPGQLILYVQGLKPASSTKYNCASTNTGVSQGCTWTNPTVGTWYLATEWTSGSYDVKALFE, encoded by the coding sequence GTGGGCTGCGGTCGCACGGAAGGAACCGGAGATCCACCCCTCCTCGAATCCCAGGTGGAGAGCGCCGTCACGCTGCCTGGAACGGAGCTCAAGGACGGCATTCCCATCACGATCAGCGGAGCCACCGGCTCGTTGACCTACTTCTACGTCAACCTTCCCGCCGGTCTTTCGGAAGTCTCCTTCGCGCTGATGGGTGGCACCGGCAACGCGAACCTGGCCGTCAAGCGCGGTGAGATTCCCACCAACTTCCTCTACGACTGTAGCTCACGCGGGAGCGACAACGAGGAGCGGTGCAACGTGCAGGCTCCGGTCGCCGACACCTGGAGCGTGAGGATCGAAGGCCAGTCGGCGTACGCCAATGCGAAGCTGGTCGTCTATTTCAATCAGCCCTTGCCGCTCGCCCCCAACGTCAACCTGTTCCACTACTCCAACAAGCCGACGATGTTCTTCGTCGACGTCCCCGCGGGCAAGGGCCGGTTCAAAATCGACTCCTCGGGCACCAGCACGGTGAAGGCGCGGTTGGGCGCCCGCCCCACGGATACGCTCTACGACTGCGACGTCACGTGTGACATCTTCAAACCCAAGGCGGGCCGGTACTACGTCCTGCTGACGACCAACAAGTCTCCGACGCAGATCCTCCCCTGGGTGACTGGAACGGCGAAGACGCCCGTGACGCTCACGAATGGGCAGACGGTGACGGGCATCAGCGCGGCGAAGGATGACCTGGTCTATTACACGCTCAATGTCCCCTCGGGGCAGTCCCGGCTCGTGGTGGAGACCTCGTCCGTCATCCGCTCGCTCTACGTCCAGCGGGGAGACCCGTTCCCCGGGAGCGCGGTGGATTGCCTCGCCAGTTACTCGAGCGGCCCCGCTTCGTGCACGTTCGACAATCCGCAAGCGGGGACGTGGTACCTGATACTTCGGGCGAACAGTGCGCTCTACAACCTGAGTCTGACTGCCCGCGTGGTGGCCTCCACGAGCAACGGAACGGTGACACCGCTGCAGAACTCTCAGCAGGTGACCGGCCTCTCCGGCAGCCCGGTCGAGGACCGTTACTACTCCATCACCGTTCCCGAGGGCATGCCGTACCTGAACGTCCAGACAACACAGGGGACGGGCGTCGCCGAGATGTTCGTCCAGCATGGCACTCCGCCGAAGCGGGGACAGGGCACGGCTTGCGGCACCGGCTGCAAGTTCCAGGCTCCGGCTCCAGGCACCTGGTACATCCTGGTGCGCGGCTTCACCACGTTCTCGGGCCTGAGCTTCTCCACGGGATATCCCCCGGTGTATGCGCTGTCACAGGACCAGCCCGTGCAGTACGGCGGCGATCGTCTCCACTACTTCTTCGACGTTCCGGAGGGGCAGTCGGAGGCCAACTTCACGCTCACGAACGAGCACGGCAACTGGGCCGTGGTGAAGTACGGCACCTGGCCGACGAACCTCAGCGATGGTTGCAGGACGCCCTGCTCGCTGGTCAATCCCCAGCCTGGGCGCTACTACGTCACGGTGTATTTCACGCCGGGAATCGTCTACGGCATGCTGGCCGCGTGGTACGGGGGCGGCCCGGTCCTCCCGCTGGCGGACGGCATTCCCGTGGCCTTCACCGCCAGCGCGCTGCGTGAGTTCCGGTACTGGCGAATCGACGTTCCGGAGGGCCAGGCGCAGCTGCGCGTGGACCATGTCTTCCAGGGCGGAACCCCGTCGCAACTGTATGTCCGGTACGGGGCCGTTCCCGCGACGTCCCTGTTCACGTGCAAGGGGACGTCCTGGACGTACAACGACGTCCCGGCCGGCCGGTCCTGCGTCATCGACAATCCACAGGCGGGTGCGTGGTACGTCCTGGTGGAGAGCAAGGCCGCGCTGGCGGGCATCGTCCGGGCGACGACCTCCTCCACCCTCCCGCTCATGACGCCGGGCTTCGAGGAGCAGCCGTTCGCGGGTTCGCCGACCAGTGAGCGCGTGTGGAAGGTCGAAGTCCCCTCCGGGCTCAGCGACTTCCGGGTGATGCTCAGCGGCGGCTCGGGCAACGCGGACCTGTACGTGAAGTACGGCGAGGTGCCGGGCACGACGTACGACTGCGCGTCCACCCATCCCAACAACGAGGAGAACTGCGAGTTCGCCCAGCCGCAGGCGGGCACTTGGTACGTGGCCGTCCGGGGCACCGAGTCCTTCGCCGGTGCCCGCCTGGTCACGACCTTCGCGACGACGCCCGGCGAGGGCGTGAGGGCGCTGGCCAGCGGGGAGAACGTGGTGGCGTTCAAGGGCGCCCTGGGCTCCGTGCAGTACTTCAAGGTGGAAGTGCCCCAAGGCAAGAACCGGTTGATGGTGGGCATGTCCGGTGGCCGGGGCAATGCGGACCTCGCCGTCCGCCAGGGCGCCCGCCCGACGCTCACGGAAGCGGATTGCCGGAGCGAAGACCCCACCAACCTGGAGGTCTGTGTCTTCGAGAACCCAACGCCGGGGACATGGCTCATCCGCGTCGAGGGGCTGACGGACTTCAAGGACGTGGTGCTGACCGCCCGGTACAGCAACACCAACGAGGTCATCCCGCTGACGCTGGGCACACCGGTTCCAAACATCTACATCGGTCCCAATGAAGCCCAGGTCTTCTCCGTCACCATCCCCTCGGCCGCGGACATGATGCGGGTCGACATCCAGTCAGGTGTGAATCCGCCGACCGACGTGCGCTTCGCGGACATGTCCTACAGCAACGTCTTCACGTGCACGACGTCCGGTCGCTTCACCCTGTGCCCGGATTACTTCACGTACAGCTCCCCGGGGCAGCGGCGCGTGTCCATCAAGTCCAAGACGCCCGCGACCGCGTCCTGGGGAAACATGGTCACCATCAACGATGGCATCGATGGATGGAACAACGACACGACCTACGCGTCATTGATGAATGGCGTGGCCGTGACGGAGCTCACCGACAACGGCCGGTTCAAGATCGAGGTGCCCTCGGGGGCGACGAAGCTGACCATCACCACCCGGGGCCCCACCGAGACGTCGAGCGACCCGGGGCAGCTCATCCTGTACGTCCAGGGTCTCAAGCCCGCATCGAGCACGAAGTACAACTGTGCTTCGACGAATACGGGCGTCTCGCAGGGGTGCACCTGGACCAACCCGACCGTGGGAACGTGGTACCTCGCGACCGAGTGGACCAGCGGCTCCTATGACGTGAAGGCCCTCTTCGAGTAG